A DNA window from Anaerocolumna sp. AGMB13020 contains the following coding sequences:
- a CDS encoding ATP-binding protein: protein MASQVPNRIANILINALKGGVVPRVGLEYITVGRTQEIAAILHDIEMIEEGSASFRFIVGKYGSGKSFLLQTIRNYATAKGFVVVDADLSPERRFAGTKGQGLATYKELIQNLSTKSKPDGGALPLILEKWISGIQANVKAQSSVSEEEFDNQVERQIYAVAGSLEGMVNGFEFAKAVVTYWKAYKQDDTALKSNVLKWFRGEYPTRKEAKEELGINFIVNDETWYDFLKIFAAFLVGAGYKGMLVIIDELVNIFKIPNSITRANNYEKILTMYNDVLQGKASHIGFLMGGTPQCIEDKYKGVFSYEALRSRLAEGHFATADVKDLSAPIIRLQMLSQEEMYVLVEKLMNIHAQLYNYTSTLSHDELVYFLTVEYNRVGAQTHITPREIIRDFIELINILHQNPQKSVSEILGDNSFEMAKGGVSDEVIHSEFQEFEV, encoded by the coding sequence ATGGCAAGTCAGGTACCGAACAGAATAGCAAACATATTAATAAACGCCTTAAAGGGCGGAGTTGTGCCAAGAGTAGGCCTTGAATATATCACAGTGGGCAGGACCCAGGAGATTGCTGCTATTCTGCATGATATTGAAATGATTGAGGAGGGCAGTGCGTCTTTCCGTTTCATTGTTGGCAAATACGGCAGCGGTAAGAGCTTTCTGCTTCAGACAATAAGAAATTACGCCACAGCAAAGGGTTTTGTGGTTGTGGATGCAGATCTTTCGCCGGAACGCAGGTTTGCCGGCACGAAAGGCCAGGGTTTGGCTACCTATAAAGAGTTGATTCAGAATCTTTCTACCAAATCAAAACCGGATGGAGGTGCCCTTCCTCTGATACTTGAAAAATGGATTTCTGGTATTCAGGCAAATGTGAAGGCACAGTCTTCTGTCAGTGAAGAGGAATTTGACAATCAGGTCGAAAGACAAATTTATGCAGTGGCAGGTTCTCTTGAAGGAATGGTAAATGGCTTTGAGTTTGCTAAGGCTGTGGTCACTTATTGGAAGGCCTATAAACAGGATGATACGGCACTGAAATCAAATGTTCTCAAGTGGTTTAGAGGAGAATATCCCACCAGGAAAGAGGCAAAAGAGGAGCTGGGAATCAATTTTATTGTCAATGATGAGACTTGGTACGACTTTTTAAAGATATTTGCCGCATTTCTGGTAGGAGCCGGGTATAAAGGAATGCTTGTGATTATAGACGAGCTGGTGAATATCTTTAAAATACCGAACTCCATCACCAGAGCAAACAATTATGAGAAAATCCTTACGATGTATAATGATGTATTACAAGGTAAAGCAAGCCATATCGGCTTCCTTATGGGGGGAACACCTCAATGCATCGAGGATAAATATAAAGGTGTCTTCAGCTATGAAGCTCTGCGTTCACGTTTAGCGGAGGGGCATTTTGCTACCGCAGATGTCAAGGATTTGTCAGCACCCATCATCCGACTGCAGATGCTGTCACAGGAGGAGATGTATGTGCTGGTGGAGAAGCTTATGAACATTCATGCACAGCTCTACAATTACACCTCGACCTTATCCCACGATGAATTGGTTTATTTCTTAACGGTAGAATATAATCGTGTGGGAGCCCAGACACATATTACTCCCCGTGAAATTATCCGGGACTTCATTGAATTAATCAATATCCTGCATCAGAATCCACAGAAAAGTGTTTCTGAGATATTAGGTGACAATAGCTTTGAAATGGCCAAAGGCGGGGTATCGGACGAAGTCATACACAGTGAATTCCAAGAATTTGAGGTATAA
- a CDS encoding DEAD/DEAH box helicase — MSMDVFNRLAPFIQEFIYQNKWEELRGNQVAACEVIFDTDDNLLLSSGTASGKTEAAFLPVLTELYNKPSSSVGVMYISPLKALINDQFKRLEQMLLDSNIPVTKWHGDASQTQKNKLIKNPEGLLQITPESLESLITNKRSACLSLFSDLRFVIIDEVHYFMRDVRGLQLLCVLERLKQLTSVNPRRIGLSATLGDVSLAQNWLNMGTGRECAAPIVEEGKKRIRLHIERFVNYAEERDLITRDGSGKVVDVNSGDIGDREHYEYLFRQTLDKKTIIFTNSREETEFVLAHLREIALKNKAPDVYRVHHGNVSALLRENTEDEMKSADEKIVTGATVTLELGIDIGSLDQAVQVGAPLNVSSFAQRLGRCGRRGQVPQLLFTFVESIRINSADILGPINWEFIRTISIIELYVKDHWMEPIPPAHHAYNLLYHQTMSCLKSNGEMSPAGLAQSILTLGCFKNIPQEDYKYLLSHMINIDQLQRTEHGGLIIGREGEKIVNSHKFLTVFLAPEYLLVKDENRTIGTVDKVYPVGTRFALAGIAWETVDVNEKSKVIFVKRVPGVSVVDWNVDFNAELHTVLVRKVRSVLKENDSYPYLSVRCRERLTEIQYIARNSGILDNLVTPLSDRKYAVFPWVGTRQLITLNYALRQRKIKSKHPWITCVYLEVIFEGTKEELSNVIYDILHRELNLYDLPLPDKVQIDGKYNEFIPPELLRKQFIEDFLDFEGLKKAML; from the coding sequence ATGAGTATGGATGTTTTTAACAGGCTTGCGCCATTTATACAAGAGTTTATTTATCAAAACAAGTGGGAAGAACTACGCGGTAACCAGGTGGCTGCCTGTGAGGTTATTTTTGACACGGATGACAATCTGCTGCTGTCTTCCGGAACTGCCTCCGGTAAGACCGAGGCAGCCTTTCTGCCGGTGCTTACTGAATTATATAATAAACCGTCAAGCTCAGTGGGGGTCATGTACATATCACCTCTTAAGGCTTTGATAAATGACCAGTTCAAACGATTGGAACAGATGCTCCTTGATTCTAACATCCCCGTTACGAAATGGCATGGCGATGCATCGCAGACTCAAAAGAATAAGCTTATTAAAAATCCGGAGGGGCTGCTGCAAATAACACCGGAGTCATTGGAAAGTCTGATTACCAATAAACGTAGCGCCTGCCTGTCCTTGTTCTCTGATCTGCGGTTTGTTATCATCGACGAAGTCCATTACTTTATGAGGGATGTGAGAGGCTTGCAGCTGCTCTGTGTTCTTGAGCGACTGAAACAACTGACAAGCGTAAATCCAAGGCGTATAGGCTTATCTGCGACTTTGGGAGACGTTTCCCTGGCGCAGAACTGGCTGAATATGGGGACGGGACGGGAATGTGCTGCTCCCATTGTGGAAGAAGGAAAGAAGCGTATCAGGCTTCATATCGAACGGTTTGTAAATTATGCGGAAGAACGGGATCTTATAACAAGAGACGGAAGCGGTAAGGTCGTCGATGTCAACTCCGGAGATATAGGCGACAGAGAGCATTACGAATACCTTTTCAGACAAACCCTGGATAAAAAGACGATAATTTTCACCAACAGCCGGGAGGAGACGGAATTTGTACTTGCTCATTTAAGAGAAATTGCGTTGAAGAATAAAGCCCCGGATGTTTATCGGGTTCATCACGGTAATGTTTCGGCTCTGCTGCGGGAAAACACAGAAGATGAAATGAAATCTGCTGATGAAAAGATTGTGACGGGAGCAACGGTTACACTGGAGCTTGGAATTGATATAGGTTCCCTTGACCAAGCAGTTCAGGTTGGGGCACCACTCAATGTCTCCAGCTTTGCGCAGCGTTTAGGCCGGTGCGGAAGACGTGGACAGGTTCCTCAACTGCTATTTACCTTTGTAGAGAGTATACGAATAAATTCCGCAGATATTCTAGGCCCTATTAATTGGGAATTTATACGGACTATCAGCATCATCGAGCTTTATGTTAAAGATCACTGGATGGAGCCCATCCCGCCGGCCCATCATGCCTATAATCTTTTGTATCACCAGACGATGAGCTGCTTAAAAAGTAATGGTGAGATGTCTCCGGCAGGACTTGCCCAGTCGATTCTGACCTTGGGCTGCTTCAAAAATATCCCTCAGGAGGATTATAAATATCTGCTATCCCATATGATCAACATAGATCAACTGCAGCGTACGGAGCATGGTGGTTTGATTATCGGACGTGAAGGCGAAAAGATTGTAAACAGTCATAAATTTCTGACGGTTTTCCTGGCACCAGAATATCTCCTTGTAAAAGATGAAAACCGCACCATAGGTACAGTGGATAAAGTTTACCCGGTGGGTACCCGCTTTGCTTTGGCAGGCATCGCATGGGAGACCGTGGATGTAAATGAGAAATCGAAGGTTATCTTTGTAAAAAGAGTTCCCGGTGTATCGGTGGTGGACTGGAATGTGGATTTTAATGCCGAACTTCATACCGTTCTTGTCCGTAAGGTACGCAGTGTTTTAAAAGAGAATGATTCGTATCCCTATTTAAGTGTCCGCTGCCGGGAAAGATTAACTGAAATTCAATACATTGCCCGAAACAGCGGAATCCTTGATAATCTCGTTACCCCATTATCAGACAGAAAATATGCTGTCTTCCCCTGGGTGGGAACAAGACAACTAATAACCTTGAATTACGCTTTACGGCAAAGAAAAATAAAGAGTAAACATCCCTGGATTACCTGTGTTTATCTTGAGGTTATATTTGAGGGAACAAAAGAAGAACTCAGTAATGTCATATACGATATCCTTCATCGTGAGCTTAACCTTTATGACCTGCCATTACCTGATAAGGTGCAGATTGATGGGAAGTACAATGAGTTCATTCCACCAGAGCTTCTTCGTAAGCAATTCATTGAAGATTTTCTTGATTTTGAAGGATTAAAGAAAGCGATGTTATGA
- a CDS encoding ABC transporter substrate-binding protein: MLKHFKNKAAVVAAMFSFITLFSACSTPASSPVGGSATDTQTTNAQPADNQVHEKIKESPAKTETKILSTLNGNVEIPLNPKRVITDCGLVGDIVALGVIPAAVEDYGSKDVAYRDLIAATTILEKWEPEFIMAEKPDLILTLYEDNYEQLSKIAPTVYVPSNNLTEEERLSLIAEALGKTPEEGISLVTAFYEKAADYKEKLKAAGLYEKTFSVIRVQGENKIGVRWSNNLGGQILFGALELPQTELALKEIESGVDWGATLSFETVPQYMGDYILVTEYDNNYKLIVDNPIWQSVPAVQAGNIMLFSEPYMYQNDIYSWSAQLDLVANALLELAK; the protein is encoded by the coding sequence ATGTTAAAACATTTTAAAAACAAAGCTGCTGTAGTTGCTGCCATGTTTTCTTTCATAACTCTTTTTTCCGCCTGCTCAACTCCAGCTTCAAGTCCTGTAGGCGGTTCAGCAACAGACACACAAACAACAAACGCACAACCAGCAGACAATCAGGTACACGAAAAAATTAAAGAATCTCCTGCAAAAACAGAAACAAAAATACTCAGTACCTTAAACGGAAATGTCGAAATACCACTTAATCCGAAACGTGTTATTACTGATTGTGGTTTAGTTGGGGATATTGTAGCTCTTGGAGTGATCCCTGCAGCAGTTGAAGACTATGGTTCAAAGGACGTAGCTTATAGAGATTTAATAGCAGCTACCACTATACTGGAAAAATGGGAGCCCGAATTTATTATGGCTGAAAAACCGGATTTAATCCTAACTCTATATGAAGATAATTATGAACAGTTATCTAAAATTGCACCAACTGTCTATGTACCTTCTAATAATCTTACAGAAGAGGAACGACTTTCTTTGATTGCGGAAGCGCTGGGAAAAACACCAGAAGAAGGTATAAGCCTTGTTACTGCTTTTTATGAGAAAGCGGCTGATTATAAAGAAAAACTAAAGGCTGCCGGACTGTATGAGAAAACCTTCAGCGTCATCAGGGTTCAGGGTGAGAATAAGATTGGTGTGCGTTGGAGCAACAATCTGGGCGGGCAGATTCTATTTGGTGCATTGGAACTTCCTCAGACAGAGCTGGCTTTAAAAGAGATAGAATCCGGGGTAGATTGGGGTGCAACTCTCTCCTTTGAAACTGTTCCACAGTATATGGGGGATTATATTTTGGTTACGGAATATGATAATAATTATAAGCTGATTGTAGATAATCCCATATGGCAGTCCGTTCCAGCCGTACAAGCAGGAAATATCATGTTATTTTCTGAACCATATATGTATCAAAATGACATCTATTCCTGGTCAGCACAATTAGACCTCGTAGCAAATGCACTTCTTGAACTCGCTAAATAA